A segment of the Commensalibacter oyaizuii genome:
TTAGAATTAGCAGTATTATCAAAATTTCCAACCCATACGATCAATACATAATGGCTAAATAATCCTGCGGTTAATGCATCTCGAAAACCCGAGGAGGTTCCCGTTTTCCATGCAATTGGAAAAGGTGATGAAATGGCAGATGTTCTTTCGTCGGGGCGACTATTTTTAGATAAAATATCCAAAACCATAAAACGTGCGGCGTTACTCAGCAAAGGTTTGCCATCGACCACAGGATCGCTAATTAAAAAACGCAAAGGTCGCAATTTTCCTTGATGATTGAGGAGGGCGTATAAAGTTGCTTCTTCCTGTAATGTAATTTCTCCACCCCCTAAGACCAATGATAGTCCATAATGTTGCCGATTACGTAAATTTTTAATATTGGCTTTGGCTAAGAACTGATAGAAATCAGGGTTTTTAATTTTATAAGCTATCCATACGGCGGGGATATTGCGACTGGTGTTCAATGCATTGGTTGCAGTAATGGGCCCCTGAAAATGTAAATCAAAATTTTCTGGGGAATATCCAGCAAAGGTCATCGGCATATCATATAAAATACTTTGAGGATGTAAAATACCCTGATCAAAACCCAAACCATAAACAAATGGCTTTAAGGAAGACCCTGGGGATCTGGAAATTTGTGTTCCATTAATTTGCCCATGTATTTGAGAATTGAAATAATCAGCAGATCCAACCATGGCTTTGATACCCATATCATGGGCATCAATCAGTAAAGCCGCAGCATTGGTAACACCTTCTTTTTTATGCCAATTTATATAGCTTTTAATTTGGTTTTCAAGAATATGTTGAAATGTTAAATCAAGTGTTGTCTTCAGGATGACAGGGGATGGGTAAGATGCCAAAACTTGCCTGACAAAATGAGGGGCTTCAAAAGGCAGTTGAGACGGTGGCCTTACTGGAAGGGGAAGGTTTATAAAGGTTTGTTGATTTAGTAATTTTGGATTATATTTAACCCAGTCTTGATACAAACGCATCCGTGTTTGTAATAAATGCTTATTTGTCACAAAACAATCTTTGTTTTGGTGACAGCGAATACGCAAATTAGGTTCTTGTGGGATAACAGCCAGTAATAAAGCTTCTGGTAAATTAAGTGTAGAAGCTTTTTTATTAAAATATATTAAACTTGCAGTTTCAATCCCTTCAATATTTCCACCATAAGGGGCCAGATTTAAATAAGCTTCTAAAATATCCGATTTGGAATAAAACAATTCCAATTGAGTGGCGTAATAGATTTGTTTAATTTTTCCCAGAGGGGTTTTTGTGCTGAGCTGATATAATAGACGTGCCAATTGCATGGTAATGGTTGAACCGCCCTGACGGTTGCCATGGCGAACATAAGTCATCCAAGCACCGCGTAAAATGCCATAGGGGTTGACCCCGAAATGATAATAAAACCATTGGTCTTCGTGAAATTGGACTGCCGCAATAAAATTTGGTGATATTTGATTTAAGGGCACCCATAATCGATATCGATCATCCTTTGCCAAGGTCAGCCTTAGCAACTTTCCGTTTTGATCATATACCATTCGCGAGACGGGCAGACTGTTACGTAAAGAGGGGTGTGGATACAACCGACACCCCATGATCAACAGAAATACTAGCCCAACAGCACAAATCCAATTTTGCCATTTTTGGATAAAACGCAAAATTGGCCAAGCATTAAGGCCCAACAACAGTTAAATATCCACCAGAAATTGAACGTCCACGTATGGATGGGTTATACATTCCTTCACCATAAGCAGGGGGAATATTATATTTTCCAGCATTGGTT
Coding sequences within it:
- the pbpC gene encoding penicillin-binding protein 1C, whose translation is MLGLNAWPILRFIQKWQNWICAVGLVFLLIMGCRLYPHPSLRNSLPVSRMVYDQNGKLLRLTLAKDDRYRLWVPLNQISPNFIAAVQFHEDQWFYYHFGVNPYGILRGAWMTYVRHGNRQGGSTITMQLARLLYQLSTKTPLGKIKQIYYATQLELFYSKSDILEAYLNLAPYGGNIEGIETASLIYFNKKASTLNLPEALLLAVIPQEPNLRIRCHQNKDCFVTNKHLLQTRMRLYQDWVKYNPKLLNQQTFINLPLPVRPPSQLPFEAPHFVRQVLASYPSPVILKTTLDLTFQHILENQIKSYINWHKKEGVTNAAALLIDAHDMGIKAMVGSADYFNSQIHGQINGTQISRSPGSSLKPFVYGLGFDQGILHPQSILYDMPMTFAGYSPENFDLHFQGPITATNALNTSRNIPAVWIAYKIKNPDFYQFLAKANIKNLRNRQHYGLSLVLGGGEITLQEEATLYALLNHQGKLRPLRFLISDPVVDGKPLLSNAARFMVLDILSKNSRPDERTSAISSPFPIAWKTGTSSGFRDALTAGLFSHYVLIVWVGNFDNTANSNATGIKTAAPLFFNIIDALKPNLKNIDITPWHPPKLLKKVKICLTSGNLPNRWCPQTGYTWFIPGVSPIQISTLHRPVLIDDTTGKVACPPLEGKKTHIEIFEFWPSEIRQLFKIAGLSYRDPPGNYHCQKSWIGNNPPRILSPHAHETYFLRTTTTKKNTSIPLSANSSADAHTLYWFANKIYLGKTDTSTTLFWHPAVAGQYQIKVIDDQAQSHQIPINIEITH